Part of the Myxococcaceae bacterium JPH2 genome, CCCTACTGGCGCCCGCGACTGGCGTCCGTGTACCAGGGCCGAGGCACGCTGCCGCTCATCACGACGCTGGAGTCACAGCTCCCCACCCAGGTTCGCGGCATCGCGGCCAAGGTCATCACCCATTGAGCCTCGCCATGTTCCACGCGCGCACACGGAAGCCGTCGCGACGGGGCGCCGCCACCGTCGAGTTCGCGGTCATCATCCCCGTGCTGGTGATGATCCTGATGTTCAGCATGTACCTCACCGAGTTGGTGAGGGCGAAGCTGAAGCTCCTGGAGATGGCGCGGTACACCACCTTCGAGATGACCAGCTACACGCTGAGCGACATCGCCAAGGCGGAGCATGACGCCGCCTTCGATGACGCGAAGAAGGAGGCGCTGGAGGAGGCCCTCGAGCGCTACAAGGACATGGACTCGGTGGAGCCCAATGCCCGCGCGGGTAACTTCATCGCGAACTACACGAACGTGAAGGCCGAGGTCACCAACCGCGAGGTGCCGTTCATCGAGGGTGGCCTGGTGCTGGGCAACTCGGGGGAGGGCTGGGCCTCGGACGTGCTGGGCGCGGTGAATGGTGGCGCCAAGGGTCTGCTCAACTTCTGGAAGCTCAACACCAAGGGGTGGGTGGACACGAGCGTGAGCATGAAGTTCGCCAACTCCATCCTGCCCAAGCGGTACCTGGAGGAGTCTGGGTCGGGTGGCTTCTTCAAGGTGAACACGTTCGGCAATCGCAACCTGGCGAACCTGGAGCTGAAGTCTCACTTCTCCATGTACGCCACGGGTTGGAACCTGCCGGACGGTGGCGACGCGGTCATCAATGGCAGACGCGCGGGTGGCCATACGGCGGGCGGAGATCCGCACGGCCTCTACCAGCAGGTCAATCGCATGACCTTCCTGGGCGTGAAGGCGAAGATCGAGAGTTCGCCGCTGGGAAGCGTCCTGGACTTCTTCAAGAAGTTCTCGCCCGCGTTCCTGGGCACGTTCGTCATCTCCAAGAACTACGGCCTTCCGGGCACGCTGGAGTGCGCGGGCGTCAACACGTTCCCCGCCAATGGCGTCCACGGCCTCCAGGACCAGATGACCAAGTCCAAGTCGCTCTTGGACTACGAGCGGCCCCAGTGCTTCGACACCGCGCCGTTCCGCGACCGGGAGTTGGAGAAGTCGCAGTACATCAAGATCTTCGAGGCGCGCGGCGAGAACTTCATGGGCTGCAAGAACGCGCAGGCCGAGGACCCGTCCGCCGCCAACAGCGTGGCCGCCACCAAGGGCGATGAGAACCAGGACATCCGAAATTGTGAGTAGCGCGGCGGCGCGGCGGGGTCTGGTCCTCGTGTTGCTGCTCGGGGCGCTCAGTGCGAGCGCTCAGCAGGAGCTGCCCGTGTATCCGGGCACCGTCCACACGCGCATCGGGAACGATCTGGTCATCGCGGGGGAGTACTACCGCATGGCCTACTTCCTCACCGACGACCCGATGGACAAGGTCGTGGACTACTTCGTCAAGCAGTGGCGCTCCCAGGGCTATCCCACCGCGGTGGATGGCGACCTGAAGGAAGAGGCAGTCGTCTCGGCGCTCTACACACGCGAGGGACTCCAGCGCGGGGTGGTGCTGCGGCGGCATCTGGGGAAGACGCTCGGGTTCACGGTGTTGCGCGACCTGTGGATGAGCGCGCCCAAGAGTCCCGCGTCGGGGCTGGTAAAGTTGGAGGGCACGTTGTTCAGCGAGGACCTCGCGTCGCGCGACGTGACCGGAGGGGCGCAGCATCGCTCGGCGCTCATCGAGGGAGACATGGCCACGGTGCGCCAGCGCGTGGTGCAGGAGATGACCAAGCAAGGCTATTCGCCGGTGCGCGAGTCCGCGGTGAAGGTGGGCGGACAGACGCGCGTGACGCTGGAGCACGCGCGCAAGGGCGAGCAGGTGGTCACCAATCTGAGTCCCGTGGACGAGGGCGTCACCGCCATGCTGCAGATGTGGGTGGGCTCGGATCGCCCGGACGGCGTTCCCAACGACGCCGCGGTGCGCGAGAGCAAGGCCGCGTACGAGCGCGCGCAGAAGACCCAGAAGGAGGCAGCGCCGTGAGGGGCTGGGTGGCGATGGTGGCGTTGGCCGTGGGGTTGGTGGCTTCGCCCGGTCGGGCGAGCGCTCCTCCGCCCATGATGCGCGCGTTGATGGACCACATGGCCCGCGGCGTGCGCAGCGCCCAGGTGGGCGACTGGGTGACGTACAAGCTCGATGGGGGCGGAGCGCGCGTCCACTACTGGCGGCTGGCCTTCGTGGGACAGGAGAAGGACCGGCATGGTCGCGACGCGATGTGGCTGGAGATCGAGATTGGCACCCATCCGGCCATGCGCGCGCCCCTGGGGCAAATGAAGATGCTGGTGGCGCTGGAGGGGGCGGGGACGCAGGAGCCCATCACCCGCCTCATCGCTTCGGCGGGCTATGGCAAGCCGCAGGAGTACTCGTCCGAGGCGCTGGAGCACGTGTTGAAGGAGGGCCGCGAGCGTCCGGATGGGCCTCCCGAGGCACCGCCCACCGCGGCGGAGCGAGCGCTGCCTCCGCCCGTGATACGGTCCGGCCGCGAGGCGAGGTTGATGACGCAGGCGGGCTCCGTCACCGCGGTGCCAGTCGAGGTCGTGCTGCGCTCCACCGTGTTGAAGCGCATGTGGATGAGCCGGGAGATTCCCATCATGCATCTGGCGAAGATCGAGATTCCGGGGATCGGCCAGAGCATGGAGGTCGTGGAGCACGGCGTGGACGCGCAGCCCCGCATCCGCATGCCCACCCCCACCGAGGTGCCCATCCGGTTGGAGTACGCGGACCAGGCCTTCGGCAAGCTGCCGTGGTTGCAGGAAGAGGAGCCCCATCCATGAAGCCCGCGAAGTCGTCGCAGCGCGCCGCTCGCCGCGCCCGTCGCGGTCAGGCGATGGTTGAGTACTCCATGCTCAACTGGGTCCTCGTCGTGGCGCTCGTGGTGGGCGCCTCGGTGAAGATCCGCTGGAGCGCGGACAAGCAAGCCAACGTCATCGACCTCTTCATGGAGGCGTACCAGGTTTATTACGACTCGTATTACTTCGTGCTGAACCTGCCGTTCCCGTGAAGTCGGCCTCGAAGGGCGCACTCGCGACTTCCTCCGCGGGTCTGCGTTGGGTGCACGCCATCATCTTCCTGGGACTGGCGGCGCTCGTCTTCGGCGCGGCCTTTCCCGAGTGGCAGTACCTGGGCGAAGTCGCAGGCTGGCCCTACCACGTGGGCGAGCCGCCGCGCGGTGTGCTGCTGGTGGGCTCGGTCCTCACTGCCGTGGGGGTCCTGAGGTTGGGCGTGGCGCTCGTGCGCTCCGCCTCCGCTCCCCTGTGGGCCTCGGTCGGCATTCTGTTGGGCGTGCTGGCCACGATGCTCACGGGCTCCTGGGGCCCGCCGCAGGAGCGCTCCGAGCGTGCGGCGAACCTGGCCATCCTGTCCTCCGCGCGTCGCGTCCATCTGAGATGGGTGGGCGTGCTGCAGGAGGAGGGCGAGGTGCCGGCGAGCCGCGAGCCGTGGGAGGAGTCGCTCGCGGCGGTGACTCAGACCGCCTCGCGCGTCAGCGATCGCTTCTTCCGTCGGGTGCCGCCACGCCTGGTGTGGCTGTCAGCGCCGGATGCTCGACCCACTCCGCTCGTGCCGGGCGACGTCTGGGTCTTCGTGTCGCCCGACGGGATCGCGTTCGAGGTTCGCGCGGTGGGGGTGGAGGACGGGCAGCCCGTGTTCCTTCACGACGAGACGGGCGCCCCCGTCGTCCTGCGCGGCCTGTTCAATCCGGACCTGCCTCCCACCCAGCCCCGCGAACCCTGAGCGGCGGCCAGGGCCCGCACTCTCCTGTTGCCCGGAGCGCCTCCCTCGGCGACGCTTCACAGGGCCGGGTCTGAACGGACCCGACATCGCGTGAGTCTCCGGGAGAAATAACGCATGAAGTCGATGACGTGGCTGCGGATGGCGGCGGTGGGCCTGCTGGTCCTGTCGGGGTGCAGCGAAGACAAGGACGGTGGAGGCGGCGGAGGGGCAGGGGACAAGGCGGGGTTCGGGGATGATCGGGGCCGGCCGGTGGGGGCCGCGTGGTCGCTGCCGACGGGGCTGCGGCTCGACGGGGACCTGACGGGCACGGACGACGATGGCTACTGCGGCCCGGTGCAGCTGGATCCGGTGGGCTCGGGGTTCATGGTCCGGGCGTGCTTGCCGGTCCGCAACGATGGTGTCGTGGGCATTCCGCTCGACCTGCCGGCGGGGCTCATCCTCGTGGCATCCTCTCCCGACTACCAGCACGGGGTCCTGCTGGAGGACTCGCACGTGGTCATCTACCCCGGTGGCGCTGACGCGGGCCCCGAGGTGAAGGGCGGGCCGCTGCCCATCCATGCCTTCTGCCTCAACCACAGTCGATCCGCCTCCGAGCCGAAGGCGCGCTACACGCTGGGGCCCATCACCCAGAACGCGCAGGTCAAGGAGCTGATCTCGCTCATCAAGGGCAAGAACGTCGCGGAGGATGGCTCGAAGGTGGAGGTGGTCCAGGAGGCCCTCTGGCACATCACTGACGGCAGCGGCTTGACCGCGGATGATCGCGCGGCGCTCGCCGAACTGTGACGTGCCGCGACGGGGAGGGGATGGCGCGGGAAACTGCTCTGTCGCGAGAGGTGGTTTTGACACCTGCTCTATCACACGGCTAACATCCGCCGCCGTTTGCCGCTGGGCGCCGTACCCCCTTGGAAAGACTCGCCGCCATGACGGCGCCCCCCCGTTCTGGAGGTTCCTGAACCATGCTGAAGGGTAAGACTCCCCTCATCGTCGCGCTCGTGCTCGGACTGCTCGCGGGCGTCGTGGCCTATTCGGCCATCAAGAAGAAGGAAGCCGACGTTCGTCGTGGCTGGAACCTCGTGCCGGTCGTCGTGGCGGCCCAGGACATGCCCGAAGGCACGGTCATCAACTACGAGATGATCTCGCAGCGCTCGGTGCCCGAGCAGTTCGTCACGTCGTCCGTGGTGAAGCCGGACTCCGCTGGCTACATCGTGAACCAGAAGGTGCTGGTGGCGCTGCAGGCCGGCGACCCCATCCTCTGGAGCCAGTTCGAGACGACGAAGGCGGCCGAGCGCCTCTCCACCAAGGTGCAGAAGAAGGCCCGCGCCATCACCATCGAGGCCAAGCCGACCACGGCCGTGGGTGGCTGGATTCGCCCCAACGACCACGTGGACATCATCGGCACGTTCCTGGATCCGCAGTCCCAGGAGAACGTGGCCGTGACGCTGCTCCAGAACATCATCGTGGTGGCGACCGGAAAGATCACCGGTACCACCAACGTGAACCTCATCCCGGAGAACCAGCGCGACTACGCGAACGTGTCGCTGATGGTGCTGCCGGAAGAGGCGGAGATCCTGGTGCTCGCGACGGAGCTGGGTCAGCTGACCCTGTCGCTGCGCAACGAGGACGACGTCGATATGATCGAGGAGCGCGGCCGCGCCACCATCAGCACGCTGCTGTCCGGCGAGCGCACCCGCGTCCTGGAGCAGAAGCGCCGGGAGATCATCCAGATCATCAAGGGCGGGACCTCGGAAAAGGCCGCGGCCGCCGGTTCGCCGTAAGCGCCGCGCGCTGATCGCGACGTCTCGCCCCCGTCCCCCAGGGAACCGCGCGCATGCTTGCAGGAATCGTCCTCCTCCTCGTCACCGGCTCGGTCTTCTTCTTCAGCCTGGTGATCTTCAGCGTCCTGTCGAAGGCGTATGAGCAGTACCAGGAGCGGTACGTCGCCAAGTCGATGAACGACTTGAGCGACATGTTCCTCTTCATCGACGCACGGCAGATGTTGGTCCTCAACATCGCGTGCATGTGCTTGCTCGGCATCCTGAGCTACATCGTCTTCAACCCCGTGCTCGCGGTGGCCTCGACGGTGTTCGGCTTCTTCCTGCCGATGATCCTGGTGAAGTACTACCGCAAGCGCCGCATCAAGAAGTTCAACGTCCAGTTGGTGGACGCGCTGCAGGCCATGGCCAACGCGTTCAAGGCGGGTCTCACCTTCCCGCAGGCCATCGAGCACGTGGCCCGCGAGGCGCAGCCGCCGCTGTCCCAGGAGTTCGGCCTCTTCGTCAAAGAGGTGAAGCTGGGCGTGCCGCTGGAGGAGTCGCTCATCAACATGGGGCGCCGCGTGGGCAGTGACGACCTGGAGCTGGTCGTCGTCTCCACGAACATCGCGCGCCAACTGGGCGGCAACATGGCGGAGATGTTCGAGACCATCTCCGCGGTGATTCGCGAGCGCTTCCGTCTGGAAGGCAAGATCGACGCGCTCACGTCCCAGGGCAAGTTGCAGGGATGGATTGTGGCGGCCATGCCGGGCGTGCTGGGCATGGTGCTCAACTACATGCGTCCGGACCTGATGGAGCCGATGATGAACCACATCTTCGGCTACGTGCTGGTGACCATCATCGCCATCATGGAGATCCTCGGGATCTTGATCATCCGGCGCATCGTCAACATCGACATCTGAGAGGCGCACCGTGCAGGACATCCTCACAGTCATCCTGATCATCGGCTCGGCGCTTCTCACCGCGGCGGCGGTGGCGTTCCTGGGCATCGGTCTGTACCAGAACGTCTTCGAGCGCTTCTTGTCGGAGGTCCGCGACGAGTCGGGCGGCGGCATGAAGGGCGCCGGCTCGGTGGCCATCCGCAAGCTGGGCGTCATCAACCGGCGCTTCATGTGGCCGTCGTATGAGGCCAAGGCGCGGCGCAAGCTCATCAAGGCGGGCGAGCCCCAGGGCTACAAGCCGGAAGACATCATGGCCATGCAGGAGGTCAGCGCCGTGCTGGCGCTCATCTTCGGCCTGTTCGCCTGCAATGCCTTGAACGCGACGTTCGCGTGGGCGCTGCTGGTGATGTTGATCGGCCTCTACTACCCGCTCTTGTGGCTGAACGATCAGGTGAAGAAGCGCCACCTGGCCATCAGCCGCGCGCTGCCGTACAGCCTGGACCTGCTGACGCTGTCGGTGGAGGCCGGTCTGGACTTCACGGGCGCGCTCGCGAAGGTGGTGGAGAAGGGCAAGGCGGGCGCGCTGCGCGAGGAGCTGCAGCTGGTCCTCAAGCAGCTCAAGATGGGCAAGACGCGCGAAGAGGCGCTCAAGAGCATGATCGTCCGCGTGGACCTGCCGCCGCTCACCACGTTCGTCACGGCGCTCATCCAGGCGGACAAGATGGGCACCAGCTTGGGCAAGGTGCTGCGCATCCAGTCGACCCAGATGCGCATCGACCGCACCCAGCGCGCTGAGAAGCTGGCCGGCGAGGCCCCCGTGAAGATGCTCTTCCCGCTCATCGCGTGCATCTTCCCCACGGTCTTCATGGTGCTGTTCGGCCCCATCGTGTTCCAGTTCTTCTTCGGCGAGCTCGCGGGGTAGTCCTCTGCCTATCCGGCTCACCATTACCCAGGGGCTCCAGCAGGGGCGGGAGCTCGTTTTCGAGTCGGCCGAGGTGAAGATCGGTCGGACCTCGGAGAACGACCTGGTCCTGCACGACCACGGGGTGTCGCGGCGACACGCGAACCTCGTGGAGCGGGGAGGTCAGTACTTCGCCAGCGACCTGGGGAGCTCCAACGGCACCCTGGTCAACGGACTGAAGCTGGCGGCGGAGCAGCAGCTTCGCGACGGCGACCTCATCACCGTGGGGCCCGTGTCGTTCACCTTCGTCTGGGTCCCACCCGAGGGAGACGAGGACGCCACGCGCCCCATCCGGCGCGAGCTGCTCCGCGCCCATGTGTCTCCCGCGGGGAAGGGGACCGCGGAGCTGGCCGCGCTGGAGTCGGCGCCCACCGGCTTCCGGCCCGCGCTCGTGATTCCCGATCCGCCCGCCGCGGTGAGTGGCGGCGCCAGTGCGAGCCCCAGCGCGCTCGACAAGGTCGCGCCGAGCCCCGCCCCGGTCCGAGCCACGGGGGCGAAGGAGCCGCTGTCCGCCGCGGAGCGCGCGCGCCACCGCCGGGAGCTGCAGGGCTCGGTTCAGGGGCAGGTGCGCCTGTGGTGGGAGGGGATGCCTCGGGTGGCCCGATGGGGCGCCGCGAGCGTCGCCGGCCTGGGCCTGCTGTCGCTCGTGGCCGTGGTCGTCTGGGCCGTGGTGTTCCGCTCGGAGGGCGGCATCGGGCGGGGCGCGGAGCCCTCATTGGTGGGGGCGGAGGCGCTGGCGGACTCCTTCGGTCTGGGGAAGGACGTCACGTGGGAGCGGGTGGACCAGAAGGCGTTCGATTTCACCTTCGTGTCCCCCACGCGCGCGCTGGCGGTGCTGCACTACCAGGCGCGAGACATCTCGAAGGAAGAAGTGAACCTGGTGCTCAACGGCGTGGAGGTGGGCTGGGTGCCCGCGGACACGAACGCCACGGCGGAGCGGGAGATCGAGCAGCTCCTCCCGGTGGGCGTGCTGCGCCGGGGCCAGCACAACCAGATCCTCTTCGACAACGTCCGCAACCCACCGGGCCATGAGACGTGGCGCGTGTGGAACCTGCGGCTGGAGGTCATCCCCGTTCCCGAGCTGCCGCCGGATCAGCTCCTGGCGAGCGCGCGCCAGTACGCCTCGGCGGGCAAGAAGTTCTACGAGCTGCGGGACGTGGGC contains:
- a CDS encoding pilus assembly protein; protein product: MFHARTRKPSRRGAATVEFAVIIPVLVMILMFSMYLTELVRAKLKLLEMARYTTFEMTSYTLSDIAKAEHDAAFDDAKKEALEEALERYKDMDSVEPNARAGNFIANYTNVKAEVTNREVPFIEGGLVLGNSGEGWASDVLGAVNGGAKGLLNFWKLNTKGWVDTSVSMKFANSILPKRYLEESGSGGFFKVNTFGNRNLANLELKSHFSMYATGWNLPDGGDAVINGRRAGGHTAGGDPHGLYQQVNRMTFLGVKAKIESSPLGSVLDFFKKFSPAFLGTFVISKNYGLPGTLECAGVNTFPANGVHGLQDQMTKSKSLLDYERPQCFDTAPFRDRELEKSQYIKIFEARGENFMGCKNAQAEDPSAANSVAATKGDENQDIRNCE
- the cpaB gene encoding Flp pilus assembly protein CpaB, which gives rise to MLKGKTPLIVALVLGLLAGVVAYSAIKKKEADVRRGWNLVPVVVAAQDMPEGTVINYEMISQRSVPEQFVTSSVVKPDSAGYIVNQKVLVALQAGDPILWSQFETTKAAERLSTKVQKKARAITIEAKPTTAVGGWIRPNDHVDIIGTFLDPQSQENVAVTLLQNIIVVATGKITGTTNVNLIPENQRDYANVSLMVLPEEAEILVLATELGQLTLSLRNEDDVDMIEERGRATISTLLSGERTRVLEQKRREIIQIIKGGTSEKAAAAGSP
- a CDS encoding type II secretion system F family protein; translation: MLAGIVLLLVTGSVFFFSLVIFSVLSKAYEQYQERYVAKSMNDLSDMFLFIDARQMLVLNIACMCLLGILSYIVFNPVLAVASTVFGFFLPMILVKYYRKRRIKKFNVQLVDALQAMANAFKAGLTFPQAIEHVAREAQPPLSQEFGLFVKEVKLGVPLEESLINMGRRVGSDDLELVVVSTNIARQLGGNMAEMFETISAVIRERFRLEGKIDALTSQGKLQGWIVAAMPGVLGMVLNYMRPDLMEPMMNHIFGYVLVTIIAIMEILGILIIRRIVNIDI
- a CDS encoding type II secretion system F family protein is translated as MQDILTVILIIGSALLTAAAVAFLGIGLYQNVFERFLSEVRDESGGGMKGAGSVAIRKLGVINRRFMWPSYEAKARRKLIKAGEPQGYKPEDIMAMQEVSAVLALIFGLFACNALNATFAWALLVMLIGLYYPLLWLNDQVKKRHLAISRALPYSLDLLTLSVEAGLDFTGALAKVVEKGKAGALREELQLVLKQLKMGKTREEALKSMIVRVDLPPLTTFVTALIQADKMGTSLGKVLRIQSTQMRIDRTQRAEKLAGEAPVKMLFPLIACIFPTVFMVLFGPIVFQFFFGELAG
- a CDS encoding FHA domain-containing protein; this translates as MPIRLTITQGLQQGRELVFESAEVKIGRTSENDLVLHDHGVSRRHANLVERGGQYFASDLGSSNGTLVNGLKLAAEQQLRDGDLITVGPVSFTFVWVPPEGDEDATRPIRRELLRAHVSPAGKGTAELAALESAPTGFRPALVIPDPPAAVSGGASASPSALDKVAPSPAPVRATGAKEPLSAAERARHRRELQGSVQGQVRLWWEGMPRVARWGAASVAGLGLLSLVAVVVWAVVFRSEGGIGRGAEPSLVGAEALADSFGLGKDVTWERVDQKAFDFTFVSPTRALAVLHYQARDISKEEVNLVLNGVEVGWVPADTNATAEREIEQLLPVGVLRRGQHNQILFDNVRNPPGHETWRVWNLRLEVIPVPELPPDQLLASARQYASAGKKFYELRDVGAENLFKAWQQYRFAWVTLEALETKPDLYEDVRDQLGIIVSELDQKCAQLMLEFQRHVQYRNRKKAKAALEDVRRRFPTTDHRCHNLALEKAYEHEL